A genomic segment from Bacillaceae bacterium S4-13-56 encodes:
- a CDS encoding sugar ABC transporter permease, which yields MSAKMKSKIEVTLIYLFFLFMAVIIFYPLLWTVGISLNPGTNMYTTKMIPDNWSLEHYKWLFTDPNSDYLIWYKNSLYVAIVNSAVSVFLTALIAYAFSRYQFVGRKYGLYAFLLLQMFPALMGMVALYILLNIMGLLDSLYGLMLIYIGGQIPFNAWLVKGYFDTIPRELDEAARIDGAGHFKVFFSIMLPLAKPILAVVALFNFMAPFMDFLLPRIVLSSKENYTLALGLFNFINQQFSTNFTRFAAGAILIAVPIALVFLLLQRYLISGLTSGATKG from the coding sequence ATGAGTGCAAAAATGAAGTCAAAAATTGAAGTTACCCTCATTTATCTCTTTTTTTTATTTATGGCTGTCATCATTTTTTATCCACTATTATGGACAGTTGGAATTTCTTTAAATCCAGGAACAAACATGTATACGACAAAAATGATTCCTGACAATTGGTCACTTGAACATTATAAGTGGTTATTTACAGATCCAAATAGTGATTATTTGATTTGGTATAAAAATAGTCTGTATGTAGCCATTGTGAACTCAGCAGTTTCAGTATTTTTAACAGCTTTAATTGCTTATGCCTTCTCTCGTTATCAATTTGTTGGAAGAAAGTATGGCTTGTATGCCTTTTTGCTTTTGCAAATGTTCCCAGCTTTAATGGGAATGGTAGCTTTGTATATTCTCCTGAACATCATGGGATTACTAGATAGCTTATATGGCCTAATGCTAATTTACATTGGAGGTCAAATTCCATTTAATGCATGGCTTGTTAAAGGATATTTTGACACGATTCCTCGAGAATTGGATGAAGCAGCGCGTATTGATGGAGCAGGACATTTTAAAGTTTTCTTTAGCATTATGCTACCGTTAGCAAAACCAATCTTAGCGGTTGTTGCCCTATTCAATTTTATGGCTCCATTTATGGATTTCTTGCTCCCAAGAATTGTGTTGAGTAGTAAAGAAAACTACACGTTAGCCTTAGGGTTGTTCAACTTTATCAATCAGCAGTTTTCTACAAACTTCACAAGGTTTGCTGCTGGTGCTATATTAATAGCTGTACCTATCGCTTTAGTATTCCTTTTACTACAACGCTATTTAATTTCAGGATTAACATCTGGAGCGACAAAGGGGTAA
- a CDS encoding alpha-amylase family glycosyl hydrolase: MKKKLFVLGFIFTLLIPAISVYGEEGHDWEDERIYFIMVDRFMNGTSDNDFDIDPNDPRAYHGGDLEGIIQKLDYIKGMGFTTIWLTPIMDNMEGGYHGYWIKDFKNVDEHFGTLEDAKRLVDEAHKRDIKVIFDFVVNHTGYNHPWLQDPTKEDWFHPEKKMMGENQEVLETAWLAGLPDLNTENPEVREYLFDSARFWIEETGVDGFRLDTVKHVPRDFWEQFSAFVKNIEEDFFLLGEVWNSDPRYIADYENTGIDTFVDYPLYEAATNSFKKVDQNLSELMSVWNRNKTFYERPYLLGKFLDNHDNPRFTTLALSEQQRPEARWKLALSYFYTTPGIPIIYQGSEVPMEGGNDPDNRQMMDFNSGDGVLEKHLQRLSTIRDQHPALVNGTMEEIEAGDGFLVFKRENDEETLYVAINNSTSEKSAEISDLEEGYQLRGLLNDDLVRMNDDNLYKIGVGPESVEIFKIEEDQGVNLLFVFSIGAVILLFIGFVFVTSRKNKTN; this comes from the coding sequence ATGAAAAAAAAGCTATTTGTTCTTGGTTTCATATTTACACTTCTCATACCAGCTATCAGTGTATATGGTGAAGAGGGGCACGATTGGGAAGACGAACGTATTTATTTCATTATGGTGGATCGATTTATGAATGGAACGTCGGATAATGATTTTGATATTGACCCTAATGACCCTCGCGCTTATCACGGGGGGGATCTTGAAGGTATCATTCAAAAACTTGATTACATTAAAGGTATGGGTTTTACAACGATATGGTTAACTCCCATTATGGATAATATGGAAGGTGGATACCACGGCTATTGGATTAAAGATTTTAAAAACGTCGATGAACACTTTGGGACACTAGAGGATGCTAAACGTCTTGTTGATGAGGCTCATAAAAGAGATATAAAAGTTATATTTGATTTTGTCGTGAATCACACAGGATACAATCATCCTTGGTTACAAGACCCAACGAAAGAAGATTGGTTTCATCCAGAAAAAAAGATGATGGGCGAAAATCAAGAAGTACTGGAAACTGCATGGTTAGCTGGTTTACCTGATTTAAATACGGAAAATCCAGAAGTTCGAGAGTACCTATTTGACTCCGCTCGTTTTTGGATTGAGGAAACAGGTGTAGACGGATTTCGCTTAGATACTGTGAAGCATGTACCAAGGGATTTTTGGGAACAATTTTCCGCTTTTGTAAAGAACATTGAAGAAGATTTCTTTTTACTTGGAGAAGTTTGGAATAGTGATCCAAGGTATATTGCTGACTATGAAAATACTGGGATTGACACTTTTGTTGACTATCCACTCTATGAAGCTGCAACAAATTCCTTTAAAAAGGTCGATCAAAACCTTAGTGAGCTAATGTCCGTTTGGAATCGAAATAAAACATTTTATGAGCGTCCATATTTATTAGGTAAATTTTTAGATAATCATGATAATCCGAGATTTACGACTCTTGCTTTATCGGAGCAACAGAGACCTGAAGCAAGATGGAAATTGGCGCTATCTTACTTTTATACAACTCCCGGGATCCCTATCATCTATCAAGGATCAGAGGTTCCAATGGAAGGTGGAAATGACCCCGATAACCGTCAAATGATGGATTTTAATAGTGGAGATGGAGTACTCGAGAAACATTTGCAACGACTCTCAACGATTAGAGATCAACACCCTGCTTTAGTTAATGGAACAATGGAAGAGATTGAAGCAGGGGATGGATTTTTGGTCTTTAAGAGAGAAAACGATGAAGAGACCCTGTACGTTGCGATTAATAATAGTACAAGTGAAAAAAGTGCAGAAATTTCAGATTTGGAAGAGGGGTATCAGCTAAGAGGACTCCTAAATGATGATCTGGTAAGAATGAATGATGATAATCTATACAAAATCGGGGTAGGTCCTGAATCTGTAGAAATATTTAAAATAGAAGAGGATCAAGGTGTGAATCTCTTGTTTGTATTCTCTATAGGTGCTGTCATTCTTTTATTTATCGGGTTTGTTTTTGTGACATCTCGAAAAAACAAAACCAACTAG
- a CDS encoding glycoside hydrolase family 31 protein produces MLEETSFAIHPGAKKKLGKTSYHDIGSLIKFHHSKDKMSFVCQHGWVDVSFYREDIVRVIMNPKQMPDHKTTKAVIGNPKHVQVQVKETDENILLSSDMLQVEIQKNPFRVGFYDKDGRALVYEDDRGMGFNESGEVIGYKVMEEQDHFYGFGEKAGFLEKRGESYKMWNTDVYAPHNPETDPLYESIPYFMTLREGKAHGLYFNNTFKTSFDMKSEEDHYSFSAEGGQLDYFLFAGPTPKDVIEQYTYLTGRMPIPPKWALGYHQSRYSYETEQEVRELANTFKEKKIPVDVIYLDIHYMNEYRVFTFDSERFPSPKQMVQDLKEAGIRIVPIVDPGVKKEPEYLTYQEGVLQDMFCKYLEGDLYFGEVWPGISAFPDFTDEKVREWWGKNHKFYSDLGIEGIWNDMNEPAVFNESKTMDLSVVHRNDGDPKTHRELHNLYGFLMGEATYGGMKKLLQGKRPFLLTRAGFSGIQRYAAVWTGDNRSFWEHLQMSLPMCMNLGLSGVAFTGPDVGGFAHDTNAELLTRWTQVGAFTPYFRNHSAIGFRYQEPWQFGDKHEDIMRKFIELRYRWLPQLYRWFKEAHDVGAPVMRPLFLEYPNDVKTYSISDQFMIGDNVIIAPIMTPKTTDRVVYLPKGDWIRYDTEETFSGNDTHLIHAELDQLPIFIRKGSAIVHGNVRLSTMEPQTDCEIHVYPSEQGSYELHHYDDDGESFGYESEQFLKQTISFLFEKGKIEVQVKERLGEYQPDYQNYKIVFHDLKGRESIYINGKMQKIAVDKENQITLTVPIL; encoded by the coding sequence ATGCTAGAAGAGACTAGTTTTGCGATCCATCCAGGAGCAAAGAAAAAATTAGGAAAAACATCTTACCATGACATTGGGTCATTGATTAAGTTCCATCATTCAAAAGATAAGATGTCTTTTGTTTGTCAACATGGATGGGTCGATGTTTCTTTTTACCGCGAGGATATTGTTAGGGTCATTATGAACCCGAAACAAATGCCGGATCACAAGACAACAAAGGCTGTTATTGGGAATCCAAAACATGTCCAAGTCCAAGTAAAAGAAACGGATGAAAACATTTTATTATCAAGCGATATGCTACAAGTTGAAATTCAAAAAAATCCATTTCGGGTTGGATTTTACGATAAGGACGGTCGCGCCCTTGTTTATGAAGACGACCGAGGTATGGGGTTTAATGAGTCCGGGGAAGTTATCGGGTACAAAGTAATGGAAGAACAAGATCATTTTTACGGATTTGGAGAAAAAGCGGGCTTCTTAGAAAAGCGAGGCGAATCCTATAAAATGTGGAATACAGATGTTTATGCGCCCCATAATCCTGAAACAGATCCTCTCTATGAGTCAATCCCCTATTTTATGACTCTTAGAGAAGGGAAGGCACATGGCTTATATTTTAATAACACCTTTAAAACATCTTTTGACATGAAGTCTGAGGAAGATCACTATTCTTTTTCTGCAGAGGGCGGGCAGCTCGATTATTTTCTTTTTGCAGGTCCTACACCAAAAGATGTTATTGAACAGTACACTTATTTAACAGGGCGGATGCCTATCCCACCGAAATGGGCATTAGGCTATCATCAATCACGATACAGCTATGAAACGGAACAAGAGGTCCGAGAATTAGCGAATACTTTTAAAGAAAAAAAGATCCCAGTTGATGTCATTTATCTGGATATTCATTATATGAATGAATACCGAGTCTTTACTTTTGATTCTGAGAGATTCCCTTCACCAAAACAAATGGTGCAAGATTTAAAAGAAGCTGGGATTCGGATTGTTCCAATCGTGGACCCAGGAGTTAAGAAAGAACCTGAATATCTGACGTACCAGGAAGGTGTCTTGCAGGATATGTTCTGTAAGTACCTTGAGGGAGATCTCTATTTTGGTGAAGTTTGGCCAGGAATAAGTGCATTTCCTGATTTTACGGACGAGAAAGTCAGAGAGTGGTGGGGTAAAAATCACAAGTTTTATTCCGACCTTGGAATAGAAGGTATCTGGAACGATATGAATGAACCTGCCGTCTTTAACGAGTCAAAAACCATGGATTTGTCAGTTGTCCACCGAAATGATGGTGACCCAAAGACTCATAGAGAACTTCACAATTTATATGGATTTTTAATGGGAGAAGCAACTTATGGAGGGATGAAAAAACTTCTACAAGGTAAGCGTCCTTTTCTGCTAACGCGTGCTGGCTTTTCAGGGATTCAACGATACGCTGCTGTCTGGACAGGAGATAATCGGAGCTTTTGGGAACATTTGCAGATGTCACTGCCAATGTGTATGAATTTAGGGTTATCGGGTGTTGCATTTACAGGACCAGACGTGGGGGGATTTGCACACGATACAAATGCTGAGTTGTTGACTCGATGGACTCAAGTAGGTGCCTTTACACCATACTTTAGAAATCATTCAGCTATTGGTTTTCGTTATCAAGAGCCTTGGCAATTTGGTGATAAACATGAGGATATCATGAGAAAATTCATTGAATTACGTTATCGTTGGTTGCCTCAACTCTATCGATGGTTTAAAGAAGCCCATGACGTAGGGGCTCCCGTGATGCGTCCTTTATTTCTTGAGTATCCAAATGACGTCAAGACCTATTCCATTTCTGATCAATTTATGATTGGAGATAATGTGATTATAGCTCCTATTATGACTCCAAAAACAACAGATAGGGTTGTTTATTTACCTAAGGGTGATTGGATTCGGTACGATACTGAAGAAACTTTTTCAGGAAATGATACTCACCTTATTCATGCGGAGCTTGATCAACTACCGATCTTCATAAGGAAAGGCTCGGCAATTGTACATGGAAATGTGCGGTTATCTACAATGGAGCCTCAAACTGATTGTGAAATTCATGTATATCCGTCAGAACAGGGAAGTTATGAACTTCACCACTATGATGATGATGGGGAAAGTTTTGGTTACGAATCCGAACAATTTTTAAAACAAACCATTTCATTTTTATTTGAAAAAGGTAAAATAGAAGTGCAAGTTAAGGAACGTCTAGGCGAGTATCAGCCAGATTATCAAAATTATAAAATCGTCTTCCATGATTTAAAAGGTAGGGAATCCATTTATATCAATGGCAAGATGCAAAAAATAGCTGTAGATAAGGAAAACCAAATAACACTTACCGTTCCAATTCTATAG
- a CDS encoding LacI family DNA-binding transcriptional regulator gives MGVTIKDVANVSGVAPSTVSRVIADHPRISEATKKKVRKAMKELGYHPNVNARSLANKSTQAIGVVMPSSDKALQNPFFPEVLRGISSVAHDKDYSLYISTGQTDEEIFEGVLRMVQGNRVDGIILLYSRVEDEVRNFLIEHKFPFVVIGKPYEQMDSISHVDNDNLSAAQEITNHLIELGHERIAFIGGDTELVVTLDRMRGYQIALEKAGFPVKDEYHIHAEFLQSGGQEAVYKLLNLMDPPTGLVIADDLMAFGVIQMLEEFGLNVPRDISIVSFNNVYLSQLTRPPLTTVDIHIHELGVQATKCLIEKAKHRNEPSKRIIVPFEIVERSSTYSRKVNQT, from the coding sequence ATGGGTGTGACAATTAAGGACGTTGCTAATGTATCTGGTGTGGCTCCATCCACCGTATCAAGGGTTATAGCTGACCACCCCAGGATTAGTGAGGCAACAAAGAAAAAGGTTCGAAAGGCAATGAAAGAGTTGGGATACCATCCTAATGTGAATGCTAGAAGTCTAGCTAATAAATCGACACAAGCTATTGGTGTGGTTATGCCTTCAAGTGATAAAGCCTTACAGAATCCCTTTTTTCCGGAGGTCCTAAGAGGAATAAGTTCGGTGGCTCACGACAAAGATTATTCTCTTTATATATCCACTGGTCAAACGGATGAGGAGATCTTTGAAGGGGTTCTTCGAATGGTTCAAGGCAACCGTGTCGATGGAATCATCCTACTTTATTCTCGTGTGGAGGATGAGGTCAGGAATTTCTTAATTGAGCATAAATTTCCTTTTGTAGTCATTGGAAAGCCATATGAACAGATGGATTCCATTTCTCATGTGGATAATGATAATTTAAGTGCAGCACAGGAAATAACCAATCATTTGATTGAATTGGGTCATGAACGTATTGCTTTTATCGGTGGGGATACCGAGTTAGTTGTAACTTTAGACCGAATGAGAGGTTACCAGATAGCTTTAGAAAAAGCAGGATTTCCTGTTAAAGATGAGTATCATATTCATGCTGAATTTTTACAATCTGGAGGGCAAGAGGCTGTTTATAAGCTTCTTAACTTAATGGACCCACCCACAGGTTTAGTAATCGCCGATGATTTGATGGCTTTCGGAGTTATTCAAATGCTTGAAGAATTTGGGTTGAATGTTCCGAGAGATATTTCAATCGTAAGCTTTAATAATGTTTATCTTTCTCAACTGACAAGACCACCACTTACTACTGTGGATATTCATATCCATGAGTTAGGTGTCCAAGCAACAAAGTGTTTGATTGAAAAAGCAAAGCATAGAAATGAACCGTCTAAGCGTATTATTGTTCCTTTTGAGATTGTAGAAAGAAGCTCAACCTACTCTAGAAAAGTGAATCAAACATAG
- a CDS encoding glycoside hydrolase family 65 protein, translating into MKRLIEVDQWKIIEKELHPDDNRLAESLMSLGNGHMGMRGNFEETYTGDTHLGIYVGGVYYPDKTRVGWWKNGYPEYFAKVLNATNFIGIRVFVGNEELDLHTWKVDEFERTLNMQHGYLVRTFRATSESGKQILAKATRFFSIVDHQIVAVNYEVTPLNFDGEITFIPFLNGEVRNEDANYDEDFWEPIHHQVFSNGGSLTMRTRKTEFDVTTTMSYAATGGLHHEVSESHDEEEYVDHVYKVQVKKNEKVSFNKYIAVTTSRDYGREDLVSEGEKLIATAEQKGFEQLFTEQKSAWEKRWNQADVEVVGDAEAQQGIRFNIFQLYNTYTGEDPRLNIGPKGFTGEKYGGSTYWDTEAYCLPFYLSTADSSISKNLLLYRYQQLEKAKENAAKLGLEGALYPMVTMNGEESHNEWEITFEEIHRNGAIAHAIWNYVNYTGDQEYLHEYGLEVLVEISRFWASRVHWNPRKEVYMMLGVTGPNEYENNVNNNYYTNRIAAWTLEYTLETAAWVKGNHAKVYAQLSSRLGFSDEELAKWKDIHNRMYYPIDEKTGLYMQQDGFMDKELLPVAELDPKHLPINQNWSWDRILRSCYIKQADVLQGMYFLNDRYTVEEKRSHFAFYEPLTVHESSLSPCVHSILSAEIGEEEKAYEMYLRTARLDLDNYNNDTEDGLHITSMAGSWLSIVHGFAGLRVREGELYLSPFVPKAWKEYSFKINFRGHLLKVKVNHEGTTIAQENGDNLVLNLHGKKVTV; encoded by the coding sequence TTGAAAAGATTAATCGAAGTAGATCAATGGAAAATCATTGAAAAAGAATTGCACCCCGATGACAATCGTCTTGCGGAGAGTTTGATGAGTTTAGGTAATGGTCATATGGGAATGCGTGGAAATTTTGAAGAAACGTATACAGGTGATACTCATCTTGGAATTTACGTGGGTGGAGTTTACTATCCAGACAAAACTCGTGTAGGGTGGTGGAAAAACGGCTATCCTGAATATTTTGCAAAAGTATTAAACGCTACTAATTTTATTGGCATTCGAGTGTTTGTGGGGAATGAAGAACTCGATCTTCATACATGGAAAGTTGACGAGTTTGAACGAACACTCAATATGCAACATGGATACCTAGTTCGAACTTTTCGTGCTACGAGCGAAAGTGGCAAGCAGATATTAGCGAAAGCTACCCGCTTTTTCTCGATTGTAGATCATCAGATAGTAGCTGTAAACTATGAGGTTACACCTCTGAATTTTGACGGTGAAATAACTTTTATTCCGTTCTTAAATGGAGAGGTTCGTAATGAAGATGCAAACTATGATGAGGATTTCTGGGAACCTATTCATCATCAAGTTTTTTCAAATGGTGGAAGTTTAACTATGCGAACAAGAAAAACAGAATTCGATGTAACAACTACTATGTCCTATGCTGCCACCGGTGGGCTTCATCATGAGGTTTCTGAATCTCATGATGAAGAAGAGTATGTGGATCATGTTTACAAAGTTCAAGTTAAAAAGAATGAAAAAGTAAGTTTTAATAAATATATTGCAGTTACAACTAGTAGAGATTATGGTCGTGAAGATCTAGTTTCTGAAGGTGAAAAACTCATTGCAACTGCTGAACAAAAGGGTTTTGAACAGCTTTTCACTGAACAGAAAAGCGCTTGGGAAAAGCGCTGGAATCAAGCGGATGTTGAAGTTGTAGGAGATGCAGAAGCGCAGCAAGGAATCCGTTTTAATATCTTCCAACTATATAACACCTATACCGGAGAAGATCCTCGTTTAAATATTGGTCCGAAAGGTTTCACAGGAGAAAAGTATGGTGGAAGTACTTATTGGGACACAGAGGCCTACTGTTTACCGTTCTATTTAAGTACTGCAGATTCATCCATCTCCAAAAATCTATTGTTGTACCGATATCAACAATTGGAGAAGGCAAAGGAAAATGCTGCAAAACTTGGACTTGAAGGTGCCCTTTATCCTATGGTAACCATGAACGGGGAAGAGTCTCATAATGAATGGGAGATCACGTTTGAAGAAATCCATCGAAACGGTGCTATTGCACATGCAATTTGGAATTATGTGAACTATACAGGTGATCAAGAATACTTGCATGAGTATGGGCTTGAAGTATTGGTTGAAATTAGCCGGTTCTGGGCAAGCAGAGTCCATTGGAATCCGCGAAAAGAAGTGTATATGATGCTTGGTGTGACAGGTCCTAATGAATACGAGAATAACGTCAATAACAATTATTACACTAATAGAATTGCGGCATGGACGCTTGAGTACACATTAGAAACTGCTGCATGGGTGAAGGGAAATCATGCTAAGGTATATGCTCAGTTAAGCAGTAGATTAGGATTTTCTGATGAAGAATTGGCGAAGTGGAAAGATATTCATAATCGGATGTACTATCCAATTGATGAGAAAACAGGACTTTACATGCAACAAGATGGATTTATGGATAAAGAGTTGCTTCCAGTTGCAGAGTTAGATCCAAAACATTTACCCATTAACCAAAATTGGTCGTGGGACCGCATCCTTAGATCTTGTTATATAAAGCAAGCTGACGTCCTTCAAGGAATGTATTTTCTAAATGATCGCTACACTGTAGAGGAAAAAAGAAGCCATTTTGCTTTCTATGAGCCATTAACAGTGCATGAATCATCTTTATCTCCTTGTGTTCATTCTATTTTATCTGCTGAAATAGGAGAAGAAGAAAAGGCTTATGAAATGTATTTACGTACAGCAAGACTTGATTTAGATAACTATAACAATGATACTGAGGATGGGTTGCACATCACAAGTATGGCAGGCTCTTGGTTATCTATTGTTCATGGGTTTGCTGGTCTGCGAGTTCGGGAAGGTGAGCTTTATTTATCTCCATTTGTTCCAAAGGCATGGAAAGAATATTCTTTTAAAATTAACTTCAGAGGTCACTTACTAAAAGTAAAGGTTAACCATGAGGGAACTACTATTGCGCAGGAAAATGGGGATAATCTTGTACTAAATCTTCATGGGAAAAAAGTAACTGTATAG
- a CDS encoding SDR family oxidoreductase gives MIDNIQGQGQPPQHQDRQPGLESQMNPLPEVIKSSYKPSGKLKGKVAVITGGDSGIGRAISVHYAQEGANVAIVYLDEHEDAEKTKTMVEETGQKCLLISGDIGNSAFCETAIQQVLNTFEKIHILVNNSAEQHPQQSILDITNEQLEKTFRTNIFGYFYMTRSVLPHLSKGDSIINTTSITAYKGNKTLLDYSSTKGAVTSFTRSLSQNLANQGIRVNGVAPGPIWTPLIPSTFDEQQVAQFGTTTPLKRAGQPSELAPAYVYLASDESSYMTGQILHINGGTIVNG, from the coding sequence TTGATTGATAATATACAAGGTCAAGGCCAACCGCCACAACACCAAGATCGACAACCTGGTCTTGAATCCCAAATGAATCCTCTACCGGAGGTCATTAAATCTTCCTATAAGCCAAGTGGAAAGCTAAAAGGAAAAGTCGCAGTTATTACTGGAGGAGATAGCGGTATTGGTCGTGCGATTTCGGTTCACTATGCCCAGGAAGGCGCAAATGTCGCAATCGTATACTTAGATGAACATGAAGATGCAGAAAAAACAAAAACAATGGTGGAAGAAACCGGCCAAAAATGTCTTTTGATAAGTGGAGACATAGGAAATTCCGCTTTTTGCGAAACTGCCATCCAACAAGTGTTAAATACTTTTGAAAAAATTCATATTCTTGTGAATAACTCGGCGGAACAGCACCCTCAGCAAAGTATACTGGATATTACAAACGAACAATTAGAGAAAACTTTCCGAACCAATATTTTTGGCTACTTTTACATGACGAGGTCCGTTTTGCCACACTTATCAAAAGGTGACTCCATTATCAATACAACATCTATTACGGCTTATAAAGGAAATAAAACTTTGCTAGATTATTCATCAACAAAAGGAGCAGTAACATCCTTTACTCGATCCTTAAGTCAGAACTTGGCCAACCAAGGAATTCGGGTAAATGGTGTAGCCCCAGGTCCAATTTGGACTCCTTTAATCCCTTCTACTTTTGATGAGCAACAAGTTGCCCAGTTTGGTACTACTACTCCTTTGAAACGAGCTGGACAGCCTAGTGAACTGGCACCTGCTTATGTCTACTTAGCCAGTGACGAATCATCTTATATGACAGGACAAATTCTTCATATTAACGGAGGAACGATAGTGAACGGATAA
- the yppF gene encoding YppF family protein, whose product MQYNELVSAFKKVHQTGPDSPNSLFDFCQKLYISGQLSSQNYRKLRKVLHEKGATSAHDTEEIEKATK is encoded by the coding sequence GTGCAGTACAACGAACTAGTTTCAGCCTTTAAAAAGGTACATCAAACAGGTCCAGACTCACCGAACTCATTATTTGATTTTTGCCAAAAATTGTATATTTCTGGCCAATTATCGAGTCAAAACTATCGCAAATTACGGAAAGTATTGCATGAGAAAGGTGCAACCTCAGCACACGATACGGAAGAAATAGAAAAAGCAACCAAATAA
- a CDS encoding DegV family protein: protein MTVKIVADSACDLPNELYQEYNIKMVPLVVTLDGQEYEDSVTISPKTVYDAMRSGKAPKTSQVSQQAFREVFMEYVQKKIPLVYFAFSSELSGTYQSAKIVQQEIKEEYPDAELHVVDTKGASLGYGLVIVRAAQLAIEGKSVEEIITTGLYHATHMEHIFTVDDLEYLYRGGRVSKTAAFVGGLLKIKPLLDVEDGKLIPIEKIRGAKKVLKRMVEVMEERGKDFENQTIGISHGDDLENAEKLKELIQEKWNCKDFIIHTVGATIGAHSGPGTIALFFLNDDYK, encoded by the coding sequence ATGACGGTTAAAATTGTGGCAGATTCAGCATGTGACTTACCTAATGAACTTTATCAAGAATATAACATAAAAATGGTTCCCCTAGTCGTAACGTTGGACGGACAAGAATATGAGGATTCAGTAACCATCTCACCAAAGACAGTCTATGATGCAATGAGGTCAGGAAAAGCCCCAAAAACATCCCAAGTTTCTCAACAGGCCTTCCGTGAAGTTTTTATGGAATACGTACAGAAAAAGATTCCATTAGTTTACTTTGCTTTTTCATCGGAACTGTCTGGAACCTATCAATCAGCTAAGATCGTTCAACAAGAAATAAAAGAAGAATATCCGGATGCAGAGCTTCACGTTGTAGATACGAAAGGTGCCTCCTTAGGGTATGGACTAGTTATTGTTCGTGCAGCTCAACTAGCTATAGAAGGAAAAAGCGTTGAAGAAATTATTACAACTGGCCTTTACCACGCAACACATATGGAACATATCTTCACTGTTGACGATTTAGAATACCTTTATCGTGGGGGACGAGTTAGTAAAACAGCAGCCTTCGTTGGAGGTCTCTTAAAAATCAAACCTCTATTAGACGTTGAGGATGGGAAACTTATTCCTATTGAAAAAATACGTGGAGCAAAAAAGGTCTTAAAGAGAATGGTAGAAGTCATGGAAGAACGTGGAAAAGACTTTGAAAACCAAACCATTGGAATAAGCCATGGGGATGATCTTGAAAATGCTGAAAAATTAAAAGAACTAATCCAGGAAAAGTGGAATTGTAAAGATTTTATCATCCATACTGTTGGAGCTACCATTGGTGCCCATTCAGGTCCAGGGACAATTGCCTTATTCTTTTTAAATGATGATTATAAATAA
- a CDS encoding YitT family protein yields the protein MFIMETKRLLIVIIGALLNALSLNLFLIEANVYASGFTGIAQLLSSISMDYTGFPVSTGILLLLLNIPVIILAWLKVGKGFTIYSLLSVGASTLFLELIPVVSLSPDILLNAVFGGVVAGVGVGITLKWGASTGGMDIIAMVLSRMKDRPVGSYFLIMNGFIITAAGLLYGAEKALYTLVTLYVSSRIIDTIHTRHEKLTALIVTTKATELANAIHSKMVRGITTIPAKGVYSNQDREMLMIVVTRYELYDLERIIKEEDQNAFTNIVQTAGIFGFFRKE from the coding sequence GTGTTTATTATGGAAACAAAAAGATTGCTGATCGTAATCATTGGTGCTCTATTGAATGCATTATCTTTAAATCTTTTTCTAATTGAAGCTAATGTCTATGCAAGTGGTTTTACCGGAATCGCTCAGCTCTTGTCTAGCATTTCTATGGACTATACAGGGTTTCCTGTTTCAACAGGGATATTGCTCCTCCTTTTAAATATCCCCGTTATTATCCTTGCATGGCTTAAGGTTGGTAAAGGCTTCACGATTTACAGTTTATTATCTGTTGGTGCATCTACACTCTTTCTTGAACTCATTCCAGTGGTTAGTCTCTCGCCAGATATTTTATTGAATGCAGTGTTTGGCGGGGTAGTAGCTGGTGTAGGTGTGGGTATTACGCTGAAATGGGGGGCCTCTACTGGAGGAATGGATATCATCGCAATGGTGTTGTCCAGAATGAAGGATCGCCCAGTTGGTTCTTATTTTTTAATTATGAATGGTTTTATTATTACAGCTGCAGGACTTCTATATGGAGCCGAAAAAGCTCTTTATACCCTTGTCACCCTTTATGTATCATCACGAATTATTGATACTATTCATACTCGTCATGAAAAGTTAACTGCCCTCATTGTTACTACCAAGGCTACAGAATTAGCAAATGCCATTCATTCTAAAATGGTCAGAGGGATTACAACCATTCCGGCTAAAGGAGTCTACTCTAATCAAGATAGAGAAATGCTTATGATTGTTGTGACCAGATACGAACTCTATGATTTAGAAAGAATTATTAAAGAAGAGGATCAAAATGCGTTTACGAATATCGTACAAACTGCGGGGATATTTGGTTTCTTCCGAAAAGAATAA